In Microbulbifer sp. THAF38, the sequence ATTAAGTGGCAGAGGGCCATCCAATACCGTATCTACAAGCGAGAGGAACTCCTCACCAGTTTTTAAATTAACTGGATCACCACCGTGGCAAGAGTTCTTAGCACACTGAGCCTTTTTACCGTCAGGAGTCTCGCCGGTTTCACTATTGGCGCTATCCGGCTCATTGGAAGTAGAACTGCCGTTGGCCTGGCTCCCACCATCGGCATTGGAGCCTGAGCCACTCCCCTGGCTGCTTTGATTGGCATTACTGGAATTACTGGAGGAGCTATTGCTAGAAGTAGAGCTACTCGAAGCGCTACTTGAGGAAGAGCTACTCGACGAGGGGCCGCCGGACGAAGTTGGTACCGCAGCTTCAGAGGAACTCAGGTCAGAGAAGCTGGCACCATTGCCCTTGGCATTGCCGCCGCGTTTTTTGGAGAGCAGGTTGTGCTGTTTTTTCAGCTTGGCAAAATCCATCATCAGATCGCCGATGCCGCCAAAGGCTTTGAGCAGGCGCGTATTTTTGGCCATAGCAGCTACCGCACCAATGCCACCGGTAGCCGCCGCTAACACGATAGTGAGAATAATCTCAAAGGCACCACCGCCGGCTATTTCGGTGATTTCCAGGCTGTGTTGGGCACTCGCGTAATCTTTGGCAAAGCGGATGAAGGTGTCGCGCAGGGCTGGATCTTCATAAATCAGCTCAGCCACCTCAACAGCCAGATCAAATTGCTGTTTGGTGATTTTGGTGGGGTCAAAGCCGAGCACATCCACGGCTTCCCGCTGGATCGCGGATAAGTACTCCCGCTGGGACTCTACCAAGCTTTTATCATTGAGCAGGTAATTGACAATGGCTTTATTTTGCTCAAAGTTCTGGCGTATAGGATTAACCAGAGCTGCTACCTCAAGTACATCCTTACTCCAAACTACCAAACCCCAGGCAGCGTTGCCCAGGCCGGTAGCGCCGCGATCAATATAGGCGCCCACCTTCTCAAGATCTGAACGCTGTTCATGGCGCTGCTGGATCAGCGCGGCCTCCGCTCTCTCCTGGGCGATAATCTGCTGAAGCCCTAAGCGGATTTTACTCAGCAACTCAGCCTGCTTATCGGCCAGTGCGGTGGCTGCAAATGGGGCTTCTTCAATAATCAGGCGGTTTTGCACCAGGGCCAGGTAGATTTCTTTTTCCCGGCTGCTTAGGTGCCCCGGCGCTTCACTCAAGGGCCCGAGATAAACCGTTCCGGCTTGGCTGGACTGAATACTGACACTCAGCGTATTGCAGGAAATACCATTCAGGCCGAAAAAGTGTTCATAGATTTCCTGAATGGCAACGTCATCAAACATGGAGAGCAGTTGGGTGGCATCTACCTGCATGGGGATACCCATCTGGTACGCCCAGCCAACTTTCACCATATAACGAATGCCTTGTCTGTTCTCGACACTTAGCTGCATGGATAATCCTTCAAACGCCGTAAGCCCGCTTTGCGCCAGCTTCTTGTTATCTTTGCCTGATCCAATAAATCATCCCGATTTATCTTCTCATCTATCAACAACCCAGCCCCCGGGGCCTGGTACCGTCCCAACCCAAAATTGTTCAATTTACACACAGCAAACTGATTACTGCCCGCTGTAGTGCGTCAAATTTTGTTGGATTAGGGTATTCACAATTTGTGAAATCTAAAATAGTGAATCTCATTACCCCGAAAGTTTATGGAAAAACTACTTGCCAATAGTTCCAATTCACCGGTACCTGGATGGGATGAGGCCAAAGCTACCGGTAAGGGATACCTGAAATTGCGACCTATCCGGGCAGATTACCGCAAATAAGTGAAGGGGGGTAGATAAACGGCATTACACGAGTACGACAGCAGGGATTAAAATGAAGATCAACAAAATAATAGAATTCTTTTGAATTGAGAATGTCAAGTTAATACTCAGACATCCAGACAGCAGATAATTTATTACAAAGCTCTAAAAGAAAAATCAAATTCGAATTAAACCCATCAATGTCAATTCAAATAATGCCAATTCAAATTAAAAGAGCATCGGATTCTGCAGTTTTCCTCATCACTTAAAGTAGCAAGCGATAATTGGAGCTACAGGGGCATTTAAAGACAAAAAAAGATTGTGACTAACATCACAATACTCTCTCAAGAAGGTGTGAAAAATAAAGATGTGGTTTTGCGGCCGGTGAGTCTAGTGGCAGCTAAAAATATGCAGAAAAACTAATTGGCTATCTTTTTATAGGCCAAAAGCCATTACTATTTTTGGATGTCCCAAAGTAAGTAATGGCTTACACCTAAGAATTTATTCGATCTCTTTAATACGCATCGAATTGGTATGTCCACCCACATTGAGGCGCTCACCTTGGGTGATCAGCACGCGCTGACCTTTTTGCAGGTCGATGCGCGAGCCCAGCACTTCAATAATGGATTCTGTGAGATGCCCAAGAGGTACTGTGGACGGGTCATAGCTGATGGGCTCTACTCCACGCAAAAGTACCAACTGGCGTGCAACATTGGGGTGCCTTGTCATGGCATAAATCGGTAGGCGGGTATTGGCGCGGGACATCATGCGCGGAGTACGGCCGGACTCGGTCAAGGCGGCCACCGCGCAGAGATTCTCTACACGGGAAGCCACATCGATCGCGGCCTGGGCAATCACCGTATCAATACGGTCCGAAGCGCCGTGCTCCTCCGGTGCGTAAGGCACACTGCCCAGATACTGCTCTGCCCCCACAATCACCTCGCTCATGGATTCCACCGCAGACACCGGGTAATCACCAGCCGCGGTCTCGGCGGAGAGCATCACCGCATCGGTGCCATCCAATACAGCATTGGCCACGTCCATCACTTCCGCACGGGTGGGGGTCGGGCTGGTGATCATGGACTCCATCATTTGCGTCGCAGTGATTACACCGCGATTAAGCACATTGGCACGATGGATCAGTTTTTTCTGTACTCCCACCAGAGCCGGATCGCCAATCTCCACCCCCAGATCACCGCGGGCCACCATAATCGCATCAGAGGCGAGGATCAGGGCATCCATCTGCGCATCGTTGGCAACGGCCTCGGCCCGTTCAATCTTGGCCACAATGGCGGCCTCACTACCAGCGGCCAGCATGGCTTTGCGCGCAGTCTCAAGATCCTCGGCGCAGCGGGGGAAACTCACTGCGAGGAAATCCACTTCCAATTCCGCAGCCAGTTCGATATCCCGATAATCCTTTTCCGTCAGAGCTGGCGCAGATAAACCACCGCCGAGTAAGTTAATACCCTTGTTGTTGGAAAGCTTGCCGCCCTGCAACACCCGACAAAACAACTTGCTCGCGGTGGTGCCGGTTACCTCCAGGCGAATCTTGCCATCATCGAGCAGGAGAATATTGCCGGAGTGGCAATCACTGATCAGGCTGGGGTAATCGACCCCTACACGATGCTCATCGCCACCTTCTGCAGGGCAGTCGAGGTCCAGGGTGAATTCGTCATTGTTTTCAAGCGTCACACTGCCTGCGGCAAAGCGGGCGATACGAATTTTGGGACCCTGCAAATCGCCCAATACTCCGACCGTTTTCCCCTGTGCTTCAGCGGCATCGCGCACTTCCCGCACCCGGCGACGATGATCATCGGCAGTACCGTGGGAAAAGTTTAAGCGCACAACATTGACGCCGGCACGAATCATTTCATCGATCACTCGCGGCTTATCGGTGCCGGGCCCCAGGGTGGCGACAATTTTTGTATGGCGAATCATATGGTCCCATCAGATATTTGAAGGAAAAAGAATTTCTGTGGCCGGCTAAGTTCTGCATAAAGTGAATTTAGCCTGCCCGCTAGTGTACAAGACGAACTCATAGGTTTTCCCACAGCAATTTTCCGATGCCGGGCCAACCAACCCATGACATGTGTATGTTCAAGCAGATTCCGCCACCGGCATATCAAGCTGCAGGGCCGTCGCCATGGCCAGGCTGGTATCCAGCATACGGTGAGAGAAACCCCACTCATTGTCATACCAGGCCATCACCTTCACCAGGTTGCCGTTCACTCGCGTGTGATTGGCATCGAAGTGGCTGGAAGCGGTGGTGTGATTAAAATCCACAGATACCAGAGGCTGATCACAGTAGCTGAGAACGCCACCGCTAAGCTCCGCGGCGCTTTGCATAATGCGATTTACCTCTTCAACCGTAGTATCGCGGCCCGCGATAAACTGACAGTCCACCAGGGAGACATTACTTACCGGCACCCGTACCGCCATTCCATCCAAGCGGCCTTTTAATTCCGGAAGCACCAGCCCCACGGCTGCCGCCGCACCGGTCTTGGTGGGAATCATATTATCGGCCGCGGCGCGTGCCCGATAAATATCCGCATGCACTGCATCCTGGGTATTCTGATCGTTGGTATAGGCATGTACCGTGGTCATAAAGCCACGCTCAATACCCAGCTCGCGATGCAGGGCCTGTGCCACAGGCGCAAGGCAATTGGTGGTGCAGGAAGCGTTGGAAACCACGCGGTGATCCGCCGTCAGGTTGCTATCATTTACGCCGTAAACCACAGTGAGATCTGCATCTTGTGAGGGGGCGGAAATCAGCACCGCCGCAGCACCGGCTTCGATATGTGCTGAAGCAGAAGACTTATCGGTAAAACGGCCGGTACATTCCAGTACCAGATCCACTCCCAACTTTTTCCAGGGCAGTTTAGTCGGATCGCGCTCCTGACAGACCTGCACCCGATCCCCGCCAATAATCAACGCATCGCCTTCCACTTTAACTTCGGTGGCAAAGCGGCCGTGAATAGTATCGAAACGAGTTAGATGCGCATTGGAGGCAACTGGAGCCAGATCATTAATCGCAACCAGCTGGATACGATCGCTATAGCCAGACTCGTAAATGGCACGGGTGACGTTGCGGCCGATACGGCCGTAACCATTGATGGCGACTTTAATTTTCATCTGGCTTTACCCTTTCTTATTAGCTTCTGGATTTCCCCTGTTGCATCCATTGACGAATGCACCCTAGCGAACTTTTATGACGATTTGGCGGCGATATAGCGCCCCTGTATCAGCCGCTGAAGTGCCGCCTGATTAATTCTGTGGCCGGCACTCAGCGCAGGTACCGAATTACGATTTCAAGGCCGCAGCCTGCTGCGACAGTCGGGTGATCTCGGCCCAGTTTTTCTCCCGAACTAGAGCGCTGGAGGCCATCCAGGAACCGCCCACACAAACTACGTTATTAAGGGCTAGGTAATCCGCTGCATTATTGGGGCTCACTCCGCCTGTCGGACAAAAGCGCACTTCCGCCAATGGGCCGGCAAGGGATTTCAACATGGGCACACCACCGGCAGCCTGGGCAGGGAAAAATTTCTGGTAGCGGTAACCGCGCTCGTAAAGGCGCATCACTTCTGAAGCGCTAGCGGCGCCGGGCAATAGAGGTACATCGCTTTCGTCCGCGGCAGCCAGTAATTTTTCTGTAGCGCCGGGACTTACCATAAAGCCCGCTCCGGCATCGACAGAGCGGCGCAGGTCATCACTATTTAATACTGTGCCGGTGCCCACATGTGCCTCGGGCAGGTGTTTGGCTATCTGCTCCACCGCGGCCAGTGCTGCTTCTGTACGCAGCGTAACCTCCAGAACCTTCAAGCCGCCTTTAAGCAAGGCCTCCGCCAGGGGCAGCGCATCCTCAGCCTGTTCGATAACCAATACTGGGACAACGCCAGCAGACTGCAAAATGTCGGCGATATTTTTCTGCATCAATCAATTCCAAATCGTTCGTTAAGGCGCCCAATACACAGTGACTGGTTTCAGCCCCTGCTTGAGAATACTGCGCACCGGCATCTCCAGCTCATCACTACCGAGCAGGGCTTCACGATAGACCTTGAGTTTTTCCTCACCGGTAATCAGCAGCTTGATGTTTTTTGCCTGCAAAATAGCGTTTAGGGTTAGCGTCATACGCTCGGTATTGGTACCCGTCACTGCACTCTGTTGCGCGGTGATTGCGCTACACAATTTATCGGAGTCCGGGTTTAGTGCTTCAGCAAGCCCCTGTGCATGGGGAAATAAAGAAGCGGTGTGACCGTCATTGCCCATTCCCAGAATGCACACATCGAAGGGGCGCTGCAGCTCGCCATAAGCACGTTCACAGTCAGCTTCACCCTCTGCGGCACTGCTATGCAGATTTTTCATACCCAGCAAGGTGGCCTCGGCAGCATCATTCTGTATCAGGCTGTTTTCAATAAACGCCTGATTGCTACCGCTATGGGTTTTATCTACCCAGCGCTCATCTACCAGCGCGGCGGTAATTTTTGACCAGGGCAATGGGCGCTTGGAAAGTTCACGATAAACCGGTTCCGGGGTGCTACCTCCCGAGACCAGAAAGGTAGCCTGGCCAGACTCTTTAATGCCTTTTTGCAGTTCGCAGGCACAATCGTGGACCAACGCCTGCACCAGGCGCTCGCGATCAGTAAAAAATTTTTCTTCTGCCATGAATACTTCCATTCATCATTGTGGATCACCGAAAAAAAGCCGGGCAATCCACAGATTCGTTACTTGGCGTTAAACCAGTGACGACCACTGCGGGCCAGTAATTCATTGGCCTCATCTGGTCCCCAGCTGCCCGCAGGATAGGGCTTGGGCTGATTGTTGGTTTCACGCCAGTGTTCAATAATCGGGTCTACCCAGGCCCAGGCCGCCGCCACTTCATCGCGGTGAATAAATAGGGCCGAATTATTGGCAGCGGCATCCAGCATTAACCGCTTATAGGCATCACTGCGAAAGCTGTCATAAGTATCGGACAGGGTTAAGTTCAACTCCGCCGGTTGCAGCTCCGTAGTGAGGCTATCCATTTTTTTAGCCATCAGAATCAGTTTGATACTCTCTTCTGGCTGCAGGCGGATAACCAGGCGATTGGGAGTTACATTTCCCGCGCTTTCGTTATAGACGTGGTGAGAAACTTTTTTATACTGCACCACAATTTCTGCACAGCGTTTTTCCATTCGCTTGCCGGTACGCAGGAAAAACGGCACTCCCGCCCAGCGCCAACTATCAATATGCGCACGCAGCGCTACAAAGGTTTCAGTGGCGCTGGCACCGTCCGCCAAGTCATCCAGGTAACCGGGCACCTTTTGCCCATCGATTTCTCCGGCCACATACTGGCCGCGCACCACGTTCTCATCCACCAAATCACCTTTCAGTGGACGCAGCGCCTCCAGCACCTTGATTTTTTCTGCGCGAATATTTTTCGCCGTCATGGAGTTGGGGGACTCCATAGCAACCAGGCACAGCAACTGCAAAAGATGGTTCTGCACCATGTCCCGCAGCGCACCGGTTTCATCGTAAAAACCGGCACGGCCTTCCAGGCCGACAGTTTCAGAAATACTGATCTGAATATGATCGATGGTTTTTGCATCCCAAAGATGCTCGAACAAAACATTACTAAAACGCAGGGCCAGTAGGTTTTGAACGGTTTCCTTACCCAGGTAGTGATCAATACGAAAAATACTACTCTCAGGGAAATAGCTCGCCATCTTGCTATTGATTTCTTCAGCAGTTTGCGCGTTATAACCAAGGGGTTTTTCCACTACTACCCGGGAATTTTTGCTAATTAAGCCTTTCGCTGAGAGGTTTTCACAGCAGGGGCCAAAGACACCCGGGGGAATGGCCAAATAAAAAATACGCACTCGGTCCGGGTCTGACTCGAGGATATCTGACAAATGCGTCCACTGCTGGTCCGGTATAGAAATATCCAGAGACACTGGGCGTAGTAACTGACTGAAGCCTGTCCAGATAGAATTACAATACTCACCATCGCGCAAATATTGCTGCAGGGACTGAAGGGCCACATTTAAATATTGATCAGCGTCTTCCTGGCGGCGACAAACGGGGAGAATGCGGCAGCCCTCTGCCAGGCTGCCCTCCCGGTAAGCACGATACAGTGCCGGAATCAACTTACGCAGGGCAAGATCACCACCTCCACCAAACAACACCATATCAAATGGGTTAGACATAAAATTTGCTCTGAAATCGTTTCTCTTGCACCGCTATATATAGGCGGCACACTTTAATAAAGAATACTGGCGCCGCTCTCGGCACCACTGGCAATAGCGCGCATATTGGCGAATAGCTCACGTCCCATGCCTCGGGCACTGCCCGACAAATCGCACTGCGCAAGTTCACGCGCATTAAATTCCGCTTCATCCACCAGGACACGCAACACCCCGGCCTCAGCATCCAGCTCCACCAAGTCACCATCGCGTACTTTGGCGATCGGACCACCTTCGACCGCTTCCGGAGACATATGGATTGCCGCCGGCACCTTGCCGGATGCACCGGACATACGCCCGTCAGTGACCAGGGCCACTTTGAAACCGCGGTCCTGTAACACCCCCAGGGTTGGGGTCAGCTTATGCAGCTCCGGCATGCCATTGGCTTGCGGCCCTTGAAAGCGCACTACGGCAACAAAATCCCGCTCCAACTCGCCGGCCTTGAAGCGCTTCAATAGTTCATCCTGGTTGTGCAGCACAATCGCCGGCGCCTTCACCTTGAGATGCTGCGGTTTAATCGCAGAAACCTTAATGACACTGCGGCCGAGGTTGCCCTCCAGTAGCTGCAAGCCGCCGTGATGAGAGAAGGGCTCACTCACCGGGCGAATCACCGTGGTGTCGGCACTCTCTTGCGCTGTTGGGCGCCAAACCACACCATCACCGGCCTCATTTAGGAAGGGGTCCTGGCAATAGGGCTCCAGGCCAGAATTGCCCATTACTGTGTGTACGTCGCCGTGTAACAGGCCGGCGGCGAGTAGCTCACTAATCAGGAACTGCATACCACCAGCGGCGGCAAAGTGATTGATATCGGCCGTGCCGTTCGGGTAGACATGGCACAACAGGGGCACCACTTCGGAGAGATCCGCCATGTCCTGCCAGGTGATCTGAATTCCGGCCGCGCGCGCCATCGCGATTAAATGCAATGTATGGTTAGTGGAGCCGCCCGTGGAGAGCAGCCCCACAATGCCGTTAACAAAGGCTTTTTCTGTGAGAATTTTTGCGATGGGCGTGTGCTGGCTGGGTTCGGTAATTTTGGCCAGCTGGGCCACAGCCGCTTCGTTCAATGCATCGCGCAGGCCGGTACCGGGATTCACAAAAGAACTGCCCGGCAGCTGCAGGCCCATAATTTCCACCAGCATCTGGTTGCTGTTGGCGGTACCGTAGAAAGTGCAGGTACCGGCACTGTGATAAGAAGCGCTCTCCGCCTCCAACAACTCAGCACGGCCAACCTTGCCCTCGGCATAGAGCTGGCGAACCCGCACTTTTTCCGCATTGGAAAGCCCAGTGGGCATTGGACCCGCCGGAATAAATATTGAGGGCAGGTGCCCAAAAGCGAGGGCACCGATGACCAGTCCCGGCACAATCTTGTCGCAGATACCGAGGAACATAGCGCCTTCAAAGACATCGTGGGAAAGGGCTATGGCGGTGGACATGGCGATTACATCGCGGGAAAAGAGGCTCAGCTCCATACCTGGGCGCCCCTGGGTCACCCCATCGCACATCGCCGGCACTCCGCCGGCCACCTGTGCGGTGGCGCCGTGGCGAGCCGCCGCCTCTTTCAGGCGTGGCGGGTAGGTACCGTAGGGTTGGTGCGCGGAAAGCATGTCGTTATAAGCGGTGACAATCCCCAGGTTGGGGCCGCGCCCGGATGCAATAAGCTGCTTGTCCTTTTCTGGAGAGGCTGCAATGGCATGGGCCAGGTTACCGCAGGACAAGTGCTCAGTGGCACGCCCTTCAATATGCGCTTTTTCCACCTGGGCCAAGTACTGTGCGCGAGTTTCCTCACTGCGCTGGATAATGCGCTCGGTAACCGCCTGAACCTTGCTGTGAACCATGACTCTTCCGTATTAATTCTGCTGCGGTGCAGCCTGAGACCGGCACCGATGCCATATTGCGATGACCAAATAGCCACCAGTGATCTTTCTTCCCTGAAAGGGCCTGCGGCAAAAAGTCCCGCCGCTTGACTGGGTTGTAGTGCGGCCCGCGCCCTATCACCCGACTGAAGATGGAGCAACCGGAGAACTCCATTACCCATCTTGTGAAGAAATTGCGTTCCTGCTTCAAGAAGAACTAAAAGAGCACAGTTAAAGCCTATTTGAAGCTCTAAGTACGCACTTTCTTGCCAGAACCAATTTTTGCCGCTGCCCTCCAAGCCCACCAAATACTAGAGGGTCGACAAGAGCTAAACCTCCCCCTTCCTGGTGGAGTAGAGACTCCAGGGTGTATGAGAAGTACAACAGTAATATCCGGCGAAGCTGATGGAGCGCATTATGTAGTAAAACTACAAAAAAGATCAAGGGGCCTCTAGTGAGCAATACGGCTATCCGGCTGGAAACTGCTGGATACCCCAAAATTAGCGCTTAATGTCTCAATATAGAAAATTAAGCGCCATAGTACCGAGGAATGCAGGAATAAGTTTTTGGTGCCAAAAGGCAAAAATGTAAGAAAATTACAAATAGATGAATGAGTGATAAGCCTTTTTCACTCACCACCAGTATCCACCCGGTCTGCCTTTCCACTAAAAAGAATGCAAAGCCCCTTTGCGCTGCCCCTGCGCCATATTCAATTGTTGTTAGAATCCGCCGCCAGCCGGGATTGTGAACAGCTGCCAAACTGTCTACACCGGGCACTCTCCATTATTTCGGGTGGCTGGAGTAACAGAGAGAGTGATGAATAGGAGGCCTGCGCCTCCCCACGACGGGTTTTGCAAGAGGGAACGGTGCAGATGAAAGTCACCATTAACGATGTGGCCGAACGCGCAGGCGTATCGATCAAGACTGTTTCTCGGGTCATTAATAATGAACCCTCTGTGCGCACCAGTACCCGCGAGCGGGTCATGCGGGCGGTAGAGGCACTCAATTACCGCCCCAATTTGGCAGCGCGCAACCTGGCTGGCACGCACACCTATTCTATCGCCTTTATTTATGACAACCCCAATGCCTACTATGTGATCGACATGCAAAATGGCATTCTCGAAGCCTGCCGCGAACAGGGTTACGAACTGCTTATCCATCCAGGCAGTGGCCAAAGAGACACTATTCACGAAGAGTTACGCAAACTGGTGGAACAAAGCCGGGTTGCCGGGCTGGTGCTCACCCCCCCTTTTTCCGAGACTCAGGAAGTCATCGATACATTGAAATCCCTGGATGTGGAATTCGTGCGGATAATTTCCTCGGAAGGTTGCAGCCAGGGAGAAGAAAATTGTATTGAGATTGATGACGAGGCCGCTGCCTTCACCATTACCCAACATTTGTTGCAGCTGGGCCACAAGCGAATTGCCTATCTTGGCGGCGGCTCCGAACATTTATCCACACACAGCCGCCTAACGGGTTACAAGCACGCTTTACAAAAAGCAGGCCTATCGTTTGTTGAAGAACTGGTGATTGAGGGCGAATATTCTTTTGATTCCGGCGTGGCCGGGGCTACCGCTTTGCTGCACTCCGCCAATCCCCCCACCGCTATTTTTGCTGGCAACGATGAAATGGCCGCGGGCGCACTGTTTGCCGCACGCATGCTAAATATTGAGGTACCACAACAGCTTTCCATCGCCGGCTTTGAAGACAGCCCCTTTTCGCGCCAAACCTGGCCCAAACTCACCACCGCCCATCAACCCAACGAAGATATTGCCCGCTGCGCAGCAGAACTGGTGCTGGAACGCATTCAGTGCCGGGGAAGCCAGGAAAAAGAACAGCAAGTAAGAGCAAAGACGGACAGCAATTGTCGCAGCTTTACTCCCACTCTAATTGTGCGGGACTCCAGCGGGCCTGCGGTAGAGGAAGCTATTAACCAACAGATGTAAGACAGCCTTAAAAAATTAAGGAAAAGTCAAAGGGTTAATCACCATAAACCTGGTGCCCCCCTATCCAGGTTTTCTGTACCTGTAAATTCCGGTCCAACAAAATGAAATCCGCTCTGGCACCGGGCGCAATCTTGCCGCTTTGCAAGCCCAGAAACTGGGACGGGTAGAGGCTCGCCATGCGCAGGGATTCATAAATATCCAAATCACACCAATCGCTGATATTGCGCACCGCTCCCATCATATCCAGATGTGAACCGGCCAGCTCACCGGTACTGGAAGTCAGCTTGTCCCCCTCTCGGGTCACCACCCGATCAAACAGGGGGAAACTTAGCGCATCGCTTCCCACCAGGGACATGGCATCCGTAACTAGCAGCAGTTTTCCGCGCGGCTTGGCCTTGAGAGCCAGGGTAATGGCCTCAGCACTGACATGATGACCATCAGCAATAATGCCGCACCAAGCCTTATCGCAAATTAAGGCAGAACCCACCATACCGGGCTCGCGGGAGTGCAACGGCGACATGGCATTGTACAAATGCGTAAAGCCCACAGCGCCAGCCTGTAATGCCGAATGCACGGTTTTACCATCGGCATTGGAGTGCCCCAGGCAAACCCGCACCCCCAGCGAGGCCAGCCTGTGAATATCCTCCACAGGTACAGTTTCCGGCGCCAGGGTAACCACCTTGATGCCCAGATCCCCGCGCTCATAAATTTCCCACTCCTCATTACTGAGAGGGCGGATAAATGACTGCTCATGGGTACCCTTCTTCGGCACACTCAGGTGCGGCCCTTCAAAGTGGATACCGACCACGCCAGGCACCTGCTGACTCAATGCGGAACTGACCGCATTTGCGGCATTCTGCATAACATCGAGGCGGTCGGTAATCAGGGTGGGCAGGAAGGCGGTGGTGCCATAGCGGGCATGGGCTTCAGCCATGGTACGCAGCCCCTCGACAGTGGGCTCCTGATTAAACAGTACGCCACCGCCACCATTCACCTGTATATCCACCAGCCCAGGTGCCAGCAGTCCATGGAGATAGGGTGTTGAGGACTGCGGGTCTTCACCAATGGAAGCAATGCGGCCGTCATCGCCCACAACTAGGGGCACATCCTCCAGGATTTTTTCGCCCTCAAAAAGTTTTTCTGCGACCAAGGCAAAAGCCACAGCCCCTCCTTAACTCTGACTCACTAAAAAGGGGGAAGGAAAGGATACACTGCGCTCGGGACCGTATGAGGCATGGATGCCGATTACGAGCTTACAGGGATGTATTCACAGCGCGTCTTGAGCGCAGTGTATTCTTTCCTTCTGACCCAGTAGTAACTCTGAGTATTTTTTGTCGTTGGATTTCCGGCAAATTATTACACGGTCTGCGTGACCTTTTTCAGCCCCGCCGGCTCATCGGGATTAATACCGCGGTTTAC encodes:
- a CDS encoding LacI family DNA-binding transcriptional regulator; its protein translation is MKVTINDVAERAGVSIKTVSRVINNEPSVRTSTRERVMRAVEALNYRPNLAARNLAGTHTYSIAFIYDNPNAYYVIDMQNGILEACREQGYELLIHPGSGQRDTIHEELRKLVEQSRVAGLVLTPPFSETQEVIDTLKSLDVEFVRIISSEGCSQGEENCIEIDDEAAAFTITQHLLQLGHKRIAYLGGGSEHLSTHSRLTGYKHALQKAGLSFVEELVIEGEYSFDSGVAGATALLHSANPPTAIFAGNDEMAAGALFAARMLNIEVPQQLSIAGFEDSPFSRQTWPKLTTAHQPNEDIARCAAELVLERIQCRGSQEKEQQVRAKTDSNCRSFTPTLIVRDSSGPAVEEAINQQM
- the nagA gene encoding N-acetylglucosamine-6-phosphate deacetylase; its protein translation is MAFALVAEKLFEGEKILEDVPLVVGDDGRIASIGEDPQSSTPYLHGLLAPGLVDIQVNGGGGVLFNQEPTVEGLRTMAEAHARYGTTAFLPTLITDRLDVMQNAANAVSSALSQQVPGVVGIHFEGPHLSVPKKGTHEQSFIRPLSNEEWEIYERGDLGIKVVTLAPETVPVEDIHRLASLGVRVCLGHSNADGKTVHSALQAGAVGFTHLYNAMSPLHSREPGMVGSALICDKAWCGIIADGHHVSAEAITLALKAKPRGKLLLVTDAMSLVGSDALSFPLFDRVVTREGDKLTSSTGELAGSHLDMMGAVRNISDWCDLDIYESLRMASLYPSQFLGLQSGKIAPGARADFILLDRNLQVQKTWIGGHQVYGD